CACCTCACCGTTGCGTTTAAGCACGGCGCTGATGTTCTTAATGTCAATATCCTTGGGCGACACCCGTTCCGGCCCCAGCACCCAACCGGCCGACGACGCGTTGTCGGCGATGGTGTCACACAACTTGATCTTCCAGTCGGTGATACGCGTGTCGATCAACTCGATCGACGGGGCGAACGCCGCCGTCGCGGCCAGCACATCGTCCTCGGTGCAACCGGCCCCCGGCAGATCGTCGGCCAGGATGAAGCCCACCTCGACCTCGACTCGCGGATAGAGGTACTTCGCCGTCTGGACCGGGCGGTCCTCGAAGACCTCCATATCGGCCAGCAGATGACCGTAATCGGGCTCATCCACGCCCATCATCTTCTGCATGGCCTCCGACGACAGACCCACCTTGTGCCCGATCACCCGGGCGCCTTCGGCAACCCGCTGCCGGATGTTGATCAGCTGGATCTCATACGCGTCCACGACGTCGATATCGGCGTAACGGTCGGTCAACGGAGTGGTGGGCGTCCGGCTGCGCTCAGCCTGGGCGAGATCCGCCGCGAGTTCATCGCGTACCTGCGCACTCAGCATCTAGGTGAATTCCCCTCATAACCTCGTTAAGCCCTCGACCGGCACAGTTACGGGCCTGTTGTCGAAAGGCGCTGCAATTCTATAACGTGTTCTACATGACTGGACAGGAGTACGACGTTGTCGTGGTCGGCAGCGGGGCTGCCGGCATGGTCGCCGCACTTACCGCTGCTCACCAGGGCCTCTCGACAGTAGTCGTTGAGAAGGCTCCGCACTACGGTGGTTCCACTGCGCGGTCAGGCGGCGGCGTGTGGATCCCGAACAACGAGATCCTCAAGCGTGACGGGGTCAAAGACACCGCCGAGGCGGCCCGGAAATACCTGCACACGATCATCGGCGACGTGGTGCCCGCGGAGAAGATCGACACCTACCTGGACCGCGGTCCGGAGATGCTGTCGTTCGTCCTCGCGAACTCCCCGCTGAAGCTGTGCTGGGTGCCGGGGTACTCCGACTACTACCCGGAGACCGCAGGCGGCAAGGCCACTGGACGGTCGGTGGAGCCCAAGCCGTTCAACGCCAAGAAGCTCGGGCCCGACGAGTCCGGCCTGGAGCCGCCGTACGGCAAGGTGCCGCTGAACATGGTGGTGCTGCAGCAGGACTACGTCCGACTCAACCAGCTCAAGCGCCACCCGCGTGGTGTGCTGCGCAGCATCAAGGTGGGCGTGCGTTCGGTCTGGGCCAACGCGACCGGCAAGAACCTCGTCGGCATGGGCCGCGCACTCATCGCACCGCTGCGTATCGGCCTGCGCAACGCCGGGGTTCCGGTGTTGCTGAACACCGCGCTGACCGATCTCTACGTCGAGGACGGCGTGGTCCGCGGGATCTACGTACGGGCCGACGGCGCACCGGAATCTGCTGAGCCGCAACTGATCCGGGCCCGCAAGGGGGTCATCCTGGGCTCCGGAGGCTTCGAGCACAACGAGCAGATGCGGGTGAAGTACCAGCGCGCACCCATCACCACCGAGTGGACGGTCGGCGCCAAGGCCAATACCGGCGACGGCATTCTGGCCGCCGAGAAGCTCGGTGCGGCATTGGAACTCATGGAGGACTCGTGGTGGGGCCCGACGGTCCCGCTGGTCGACGCGCCGTGGTTCGCCCTGTCCGAACGCAACTCTCCCGGGTCGATCATCGTCAACCTCAAGGCCCAGAGGTTCATGAACGAGTCCATGCCCTACGTCGAGGCCTGCCATCACATGTACGGCGGTCAGTACGGTCAGGGTTCGGGCCCGGGCGAGAACGTGCCGGCCTGGCTGATCTTCGACCAGCAGTACCGGGACCGCTACATCTTCGCGGGACTTCAGCCGGGACAACGGATTCCGAAGAAGTGGCTGGAGTCCGGCGTGGTCGTCAAGGCCGACACACTGGCCGAGCTGGCCGAGAAGACCGGCCTTTCCGGCGAGGCCTTGGCCGCCACCGTCGAGCGCTTCAACGGGTTCGCCCGGACCGGTGTGGATGAGGATTTCCATCGCGGCGAGAGCGCGTACGACCGCTACTACGGGGATCCGACCAACAAGCCCAATCCGAACCTGGGTGAGATCAAGAACGGCCCGTTCTACGCGGCCAAGATGGTGCCGGGTGACCTCGGCACCAAGGGCGGCATCCGCACCGATGTGCACGGCCGGGCCTTGCGCGACGACGGCTCGATCATCGAGGGGCTCTACGCCGCAGGCAATGCCAGCTCACCGGTGATGGGCCACACCTATCCCGGCCCGGGTGGGACCATCGGACCCGCCATGACCTTCGGATACCTGGCCGCCCTCGCCGTAGCCGGAGCCGCCCCGGCGGCGACATCAGAGTCAGGAAGGGTTGGTTAATGCCCATCGATGTCGAAAAGGCGCTCGCCGCCGACCTGGAGCCCATCGAATTCTCCTGGACCAGTAGCGATATCCAGCTGTATCACCTGGGACTCGGTGCGGGTGCGGACCCG
This genomic stretch from Mycolicibacterium fluoranthenivorans harbors:
- a CDS encoding 2-keto-4-pentenoate hydratase, translated to MLSAQVRDELAADLAQAERSRTPTTPLTDRYADIDVVDAYEIQLINIRQRVAEGARVIGHKVGLSSEAMQKMMGVDEPDYGHLLADMEVFEDRPVQTAKYLYPRVEVEVGFILADDLPGAGCTEDDVLAATAAFAPSIELIDTRITDWKIKLCDTIADNASSAGWVLGPERVSPKDIDIKNISAVLKRNGEVVAEGRSDAVLGNPVTSVAWLARKVDQFGVRLKAGDIVLPGACMRAIDARPGDDFVADFDGLGSVRLSFE
- the kstD gene encoding 3-oxosteroid 1-dehydrogenase, whose protein sequence is MTGQEYDVVVVGSGAAGMVAALTAAHQGLSTVVVEKAPHYGGSTARSGGGVWIPNNEILKRDGVKDTAEAARKYLHTIIGDVVPAEKIDTYLDRGPEMLSFVLANSPLKLCWVPGYSDYYPETAGGKATGRSVEPKPFNAKKLGPDESGLEPPYGKVPLNMVVLQQDYVRLNQLKRHPRGVLRSIKVGVRSVWANATGKNLVGMGRALIAPLRIGLRNAGVPVLLNTALTDLYVEDGVVRGIYVRADGAPESAEPQLIRARKGVILGSGGFEHNEQMRVKYQRAPITTEWTVGAKANTGDGILAAEKLGAALELMEDSWWGPTVPLVDAPWFALSERNSPGSIIVNLKAQRFMNESMPYVEACHHMYGGQYGQGSGPGENVPAWLIFDQQYRDRYIFAGLQPGQRIPKKWLESGVVVKADTLAELAEKTGLSGEALAATVERFNGFARTGVDEDFHRGESAYDRYYGDPTNKPNPNLGEIKNGPFYAAKMVPGDLGTKGGIRTDVHGRALRDDGSIIEGLYAAGNASSPVMGHTYPGPGGTIGPAMTFGYLAALAVAGAAPAATSESGRVG